From the genome of Acidobacteriota bacterium, one region includes:
- a CDS encoding VWA domain-containing protein produces MLPLNRNCALRLALALALLVASRPVGPAAQDQPVIRTEVQQIFVPVTVSSQAGEPVTDLARKDFHLFEDGVEQEIINCAREEVPLNVVFLMDISHSTFMELGAIKKAVRTFVGALQPEDRVAIVTFNNEARLILDWSNDLVRLDRALERVVPKGSTVWYDALYVTYTELLPAVRGKKVIVSVTDGWDTASLEGFDDILRKATVSDTQVYIVSKTAGIRDYAEYYKREYGLKYDETQIMQIMYAADSQLRKLAYETGGRVIDPRGAGTIEEVYSRLVRELRQQYYLSYMPHNIMRDGQYRKIVVRVDRVGVRVSHRPGYEAR; encoded by the coding sequence ATGCTTCCACTCAACCGTAACTGCGCCCTGCGCCTGGCGCTCGCCCTGGCTCTGCTCGTCGCGTCACGGCCCGTCGGGCCGGCGGCGCAGGACCAGCCGGTCATCCGGACCGAGGTCCAGCAGATCTTCGTCCCGGTGACCGTGTCCAGCCAGGCGGGCGAACCGGTGACCGACCTGGCGCGCAAGGACTTCCACCTGTTCGAGGACGGCGTCGAGCAGGAGATCATCAACTGCGCCCGGGAGGAGGTGCCCCTCAACGTCGTCTTTCTCATGGACATCAGCCACAGCACCTTCATGGAGCTGGGCGCCATCAAGAAGGCCGTGCGGACCTTTGTCGGGGCGCTGCAGCCGGAAGACCGCGTGGCCATCGTCACCTTCAACAACGAGGCCCGCCTGATCCTCGACTGGTCCAACGACCTGGTGCGGCTGGACCGGGCGCTGGAGCGGGTGGTGCCCAAGGGGAGCACCGTCTGGTACGACGCGCTCTACGTGACCTATACCGAGCTGCTGCCGGCCGTGCGGGGCAAGAAGGTGATCGTGTCGGTCACCGACGGGTGGGACACGGCGAGCCTGGAGGGGTTCGACGACATCCTGCGCAAGGCCACCGTATCCGACACGCAGGTGTACATCGTCTCCAAGACCGCGGGCATCCGCGACTACGCTGAGTACTACAAGCGCGAGTACGGGCTCAAGTACGACGAGACTCAGATCATGCAGATCATGTACGCCGCGGACTCCCAGCTCCGGAAGCTCGCCTACGAGACGGGCGGCCGCGTCATCGACCCGCGCGGCGCCGGCACCATCGAGGAGGTGTACAGCCGGCTGGTCCGTGAACTGCGCCAGCAGTATTACCTGTCGTACATGCCGCACAATATCATGCGCGACGGCCAGTACCGCAAGATCGTCGTCCGGGTGGACCGGGTCGGAGTGCGGGTCAGCCACCGACCCGGTTACGAGGCCCGCTAG
- a CDS encoding ABC transporter permease, with product MKAFLSSFRLRGPQGFLSIRESLGTPLKIVLGAIPIVLIFLRWHLATAGAAEERLISPTILPSPGEVIRSFPSLWFQAELSRSALTSALRVVIGFGVAWVIAFPLGIFMGAFTKVGATFSPVMVFLGYLPIPALVPLTMSLFGVDELQKVMFLALAFFIYLLPLFVRAVSDVDNVFLQTAYTLGATRWQTLRRVLLPVALPRIVHAMRLGFGVGWTYIILAEMVAAERGLGNIIIVAQRRGPREHIYLVLVVIVMIAYLTDKFWVVLSRYLFPYQEAR from the coding sequence ATGAAAGCATTCCTGTCCAGTTTCCGGCTGCGGGGGCCCCAGGGCTTCCTCAGCATCCGGGAGTCCCTCGGGACCCCCCTTAAAATCGTCCTGGGGGCGATACCCATCGTGCTGATCTTTCTCCGCTGGCACCTGGCCACCGCCGGAGCGGCCGAAGAGCGCCTCATCTCCCCCACGATCCTCCCGTCGCCGGGCGAGGTGATCCGGTCGTTCCCGTCGCTCTGGTTCCAGGCGGAGCTGAGCCGCAGCGCCCTCACCAGCGCGCTGCGCGTGGTGATCGGGTTCGGCGTGGCCTGGGTGATCGCGTTTCCGCTGGGCATTTTCATGGGCGCCTTCACGAAGGTGGGCGCGACGTTCAGCCCGGTGATGGTCTTCCTCGGCTACCTGCCCATCCCGGCCCTCGTGCCTCTGACCATGAGCCTGTTCGGCGTGGACGAGCTGCAGAAGGTCATGTTCCTGGCGCTGGCGTTCTTCATCTACCTGCTGCCCCTGTTCGTCCGCGCGGTGAGCGACGTCGACAACGTCTTTCTGCAGACCGCTTACACTCTGGGCGCCACGCGCTGGCAGACGCTGCGGCGGGTGCTGCTGCCGGTGGCGCTGCCGCGGATCGTCCACGCCATGCGCCTCGGCTTCGGCGTGGGCTGGACCTACATCATCCTGGCCGAGATGGTCGCCGCCGAACGGGGCCTGGGCAACATCATCATCGTGGCCCAGCGCCGCGGGCCCCGGGAGCACATCTACCTTGTGCTGGTGGTGATCGTGATGATCGCCTACCTCACCGACAAGTTCTGGGTGGTGCTCAGCCGCTACCTCTTCCCGTACCAGGAGGCGCGATGA
- a CDS encoding OmpA family protein: MTTEKVGPTALGKIVIVLFILGCLAAAGWFFRDTIFPGRDGGGTVDMDKFREQQGGAEAMDPTGITTVTEYKYIPAQKLPPVKGTSAYKWDAGKVVEFPINVWIGWLPIVAANNGFAPSTESVFYKKYGFKVNLKLIDDPVSARDAYAAGNSHILWGTLDMMALFAPELMKDSRTAPRIYQQIDWSNGGDGIVVRSKIASVRDLKGRTIVYAQNSPSQYFINNLLLNAGIQPGEVKHKFTSTAFEAAAAFVADPSIDACVSWAPDIYNIPEKVKNTRILTTTAEANKLIADVWAARADFAKDHPEIIEGLVAGIFEGMRMLKDDTQKARAFQWMAEGYGMAVDEIRAMEADAHTTNFAENKEFFLNANSPSNFERTWKNITFVYKELGLLDTPVRFDEVMDFSVLQKLEAKGTFADMKNEYVTQFSPTTYSKVAAEKPILTQTIRINFYPNSSNIFEPQHDEFGNALANTLYDPNATATLEKVGRLAGQYERAVIAVVGHTDSSMKGKVPRNEVERLSLDRANSVKNALVKKYNFDPNKFVIQGKAWDEPADANDPMNQALNRRVEISVYPPEK; the protein is encoded by the coding sequence ATGACGACGGAGAAAGTCGGACCCACTGCGTTGGGCAAGATCGTGATCGTGCTGTTCATCCTGGGCTGTCTGGCTGCTGCCGGCTGGTTCTTCCGGGACACCATCTTTCCCGGCCGGGACGGCGGCGGAACCGTGGACATGGACAAATTCCGCGAACAGCAGGGCGGTGCCGAGGCGATGGATCCAACTGGCATCACCACGGTGACCGAGTACAAGTACATTCCCGCCCAGAAGCTGCCTCCCGTCAAGGGGACCAGCGCGTACAAGTGGGACGCGGGCAAGGTGGTGGAGTTCCCCATCAACGTTTGGATCGGCTGGCTGCCTATCGTCGCCGCAAACAACGGCTTCGCGCCCAGCACCGAGAGCGTCTTCTATAAAAAATACGGCTTCAAGGTGAACCTGAAGCTCATCGATGACCCGGTGTCGGCCCGTGACGCCTACGCGGCGGGCAACAGCCACATCCTGTGGGGCACCCTCGACATGATGGCGCTCTTCGCCCCCGAGCTGATGAAGGACTCGCGCACCGCGCCCCGCATCTACCAGCAGATCGACTGGTCCAACGGCGGCGACGGCATCGTGGTCCGCTCCAAGATCGCCTCGGTGCGCGACCTCAAGGGCCGGACCATCGTCTACGCCCAGAACTCCCCGTCGCAGTACTTCATCAACAATCTGCTGCTCAACGCCGGCATCCAGCCCGGCGAGGTCAAGCATAAGTTCACCTCCACCGCGTTCGAGGCCGCCGCGGCCTTTGTCGCCGACCCGAGCATCGACGCCTGCGTCTCCTGGGCGCCCGACATTTACAACATCCCCGAGAAGGTCAAGAACACCCGGATCCTGACCACCACCGCCGAGGCGAACAAGCTGATCGCCGACGTCTGGGCGGCCCGGGCCGACTTCGCCAAGGACCACCCCGAGATCATCGAGGGCCTGGTGGCGGGCATCTTCGAGGGGATGCGGATGCTCAAGGACGACACCCAGAAAGCCCGCGCCTTCCAGTGGATGGCCGAGGGGTACGGCATGGCCGTGGACGAGATCCGCGCCATGGAAGCCGACGCCCACACCACCAACTTCGCCGAGAACAAGGAGTTCTTCCTCAACGCCAACTCGCCGTCCAACTTCGAGCGGACCTGGAAGAACATCACCTTCGTTTACAAGGAGCTGGGCCTGCTCGACACGCCGGTCCGCTTCGACGAGGTGATGGACTTCTCCGTCCTCCAGAAGCTCGAGGCCAAGGGCACCTTTGCCGACATGAAGAACGAGTACGTCACCCAGTTCTCGCCCACCACCTACTCGAAGGTCGCTGCCGAAAAGCCCATCCTCACCCAAACCATCCGAATCAACTTCTACCCCAACTCCTCGAACATCTTCGAGCCGCAGCACGACGAGTTCGGCAACGCGCTGGCGAACACCCTGTACGATCCCAACGCCACCGCCACCCTGGAGAAAGTCGGCCGGCTGGCGGGCCAGTACGAGCGCGCGGTGATCGCCGTGGTGGGGCACACCGACTCCTCGATGAAGGGGAAGGTGCCGCGGAACGAGGTGGAGCGCCTGTCGCTGGACCGCGCCAACTCGGTCAAGAACGCACTGGTCAAGAAGTACAACTTCGATCCGAACAAGTTCGTTATCCAGGGCAAGGCGTGGGACGAACCCGCCGATGCCAACGATCCCATGAACCAGGCGTTGAACCGGCGAGTCGAGATCTCGGTCTATCCGCCGGAGAAGTAA
- a CDS encoding ABC transporter ATP-binding protein, protein MSVPPEKKLPPVIEFRDVAKVFNPGTPREYKALEHLNFCIEDLPGKGEFITILGPSGCGKSTALNLLAGFQEVWPPTAGEILVRGQPVTAPGVDRGMVFQKYSSFPHLTVRQNVRFGMELNRRREGLGEDEIEGRAMDWIGKVGLAPHVDKYPHQLSGGQQQRVALARTLVCRPKIILMDEPFSALDEPTRLEMQSLVVELWQQVEATVLLVTHSIIEAVYLGDRVWIFSQAPGRIAREITQTPAAVPGEPPNVLQQQPAFLEAVERVSAIFLKIEQGEAES, encoded by the coding sequence ATGAGCGTTCCCCCCGAAAAGAAGCTCCCGCCCGTGATCGAGTTCCGCGACGTGGCCAAGGTGTTCAACCCGGGCACGCCGCGCGAATACAAGGCTCTGGAACACCTCAATTTCTGCATCGAGGACCTGCCGGGGAAGGGCGAATTCATCACCATCCTGGGTCCGTCGGGCTGCGGCAAGAGCACGGCGCTCAACCTCCTGGCCGGCTTCCAGGAGGTGTGGCCCCCCACCGCCGGCGAGATCCTGGTACGCGGCCAGCCGGTGACGGCTCCGGGCGTGGACCGAGGTATGGTCTTTCAGAAGTACAGCTCCTTCCCCCACCTCACGGTGCGCCAGAACGTCCGCTTCGGCATGGAGCTGAACCGGCGCCGGGAGGGCCTGGGGGAAGACGAGATCGAGGGCCGGGCCATGGACTGGATCGGGAAGGTAGGCCTGGCGCCGCACGTCGACAAATACCCCCACCAGCTCTCCGGCGGCCAGCAGCAGCGCGTGGCGCTGGCGCGCACCCTCGTGTGCCGCCCGAAGATCATCCTCATGGACGAGCCGTTCTCGGCGCTGGATGAGCCCACCCGGCTGGAGATGCAGAGCCTGGTGGTGGAGCTGTGGCAGCAGGTGGAGGCCACCGTGCTGCTGGTGACCCACTCCATCATCGAGGCGGTCTACCTCGGCGACCGCGTCTGGATCTTCTCCCAGGCGCCGGGGCGGATCGCGCGGGAAATCACCCAGACGCCGGCGGCGGTGCCGGGCGAGCCGCCCAACGTGCTCCAGCAGCAGCCGGCGTTCCTGGAGGCGGTGGAACGGGTCTCGGCGATCTTCCTCAAAATCGAACAAGGTGAAGCGGAGAGCTGA
- a CDS encoding shikimate kinase produces the protein MRLPTTRNIYLVGFMGAGKTCVAVELARRIAAEAMDLDHLVEAAAGLPVVEIFRRHGEPHFRLLELQQLRDVAGRGGRVVALGGGTFTQAEAAALVQGSGVAVWLDCPLDELVRRCVSHHAPRPLARSEAEFRALHAARLPHYRQALFRVDTGGRTIAAVAAEIEEILSWKGLLEPDA, from the coding sequence GTGCGGCTGCCAACCACGCGCAACATCTACCTGGTGGGATTCATGGGCGCCGGCAAGACCTGCGTGGCCGTGGAGCTGGCGCGGCGGATCGCCGCTGAGGCGATGGACCTGGACCACCTGGTGGAGGCCGCCGCCGGGCTGCCGGTGGTGGAGATCTTCCGCCGCCACGGCGAACCGCACTTCCGCCTGCTGGAGCTGCAGCAGCTCCGCGACGTTGCCGGCCGGGGCGGCCGGGTGGTGGCGCTGGGCGGGGGGACGTTCACCCAGGCCGAGGCGGCGGCGCTGGTGCAGGGGTCCGGCGTGGCCGTCTGGCTGGATTGCCCGCTGGACGAACTGGTGCGCCGCTGCGTCAGCCATCATGCCCCGCGGCCGCTGGCGCGGAGCGAAGCGGAGTTCCGCGCCCTCCACGCGGCGCGGCTTCCCCACTACCGGCAGGCGTTGTTCCGGGTGGACACCGGCGGCCGCACCATCGCCGCGGTGGCCGCCGAAATCGAGGAGATCCTCTCGTGGAAAGGGCTGCTGGAGCCGGACGCGTAG